TCGCGAGCGAAGAAGATATTAAAAAAGTCGCAGATTACGCGTTGGAAGGACTTAGACAAACTCTGGGACGTCTACGAGAATTCTTGGAAAAGAAGTGAGAAGTTTCAGACCTACTTTCGAATATAATAATTTTTTAAAGAGCGGAGAAGAAGTTTGTGAACGAGATCAAACAACCTGAATTTAAGGAAATGATGCTGACCAGGACTCTGAATGCACCCAGAGATCTGGTATGGAAGGCTTGGACGGATCCGAATATGGTATCTCAATGGTGGGGCCCGCATGGGTTTACTGCTCCTCTCTGCCAATTAGATCTTCGTCCAGGCGGAGAAATACTCATCCACATGAAGGATCCTGAAGGTGGGGTCAATCCTATGAACGGTACTTATAAGGAGATAGTTACTTTAGAAAAGATAGTATTTTCTTCTTATATCGCTTTCGAGATGGATGGCAAAAAACCTGCGGCGGAGATCCAGATCACAATTCTATTTGCAGACAAGGGTTCTCAAACCGAACTTCAAGTGCGTGCACTTCCGATCAAGGTGGATCCTGAACTTTATCCTGCAGTGGAAGGTATGGAAGAAGGTTGGACCCAAACCCTGGACAAACTTACTGCGATTTTTGCTTAATTACCCTGGATGGAAAACGAAACAAAATATAAACATTAAGGAAACAGAATATGAAAACAAATCTGCTGCAAATACTAAGTTTTTGGATCATCATTTTTCCTTTCCAAAAAAGGAAAAGAGCCGGAGCTTAATTTCATAATATTATTAAAATTTAAAGGAAACTATTGGATGAATTTGGACATATTTAAGAATGAAACCCTGAATATCAAAGCGGATATAGCGATCTTAGTGGCAAGAGTGGTCTGCGGTTACGCATTTATACTGCATGGCTGGGGAAAAATACAGGATCCTCTTCATTGGATGGGACCGGATTCTTCCGTGCCTGCTATTTTCCAATTTTTAGCCGCTCTTTCAGAATTCGGCGGAGGGATAGCTTGGGTGATTGGACTTTTGACAAGGCTTGCTTCCTTCGGGATCGTTTGCACTATGATCGTGGCCGCCTACTTTCATTCGGTGATCTTGGGGGATTCTTTCATCAATCTGACCGGTGGGAGATCCTACGAATTGGCTGGAGTGTTCTTTACAATCTCCTTGGTATTTCTGACAGTAGGAGCAGGAAGATTCTCCTTGGATCAAAAAATCTTTGGAAGTAAATCATAGTAGATTAAATTCTATCCCTAAGAGCGCTTTTGCTCTTGGGGATTTCCTTTCGTGATAGATTATATCCGCAAAATTTTAGACGCGAGAGTGTACGACGTTGCGGTCCATACTCCCTTGGACCCAATGATCCGAATGAGCCAAAGATTAAATTCTTC
The nucleotide sequence above comes from Leptospira dzoumogneensis. Encoded proteins:
- a CDS encoding SRPBCC family protein; this encodes MNEIKQPEFKEMMLTRTLNAPRDLVWKAWTDPNMVSQWWGPHGFTAPLCQLDLRPGGEILIHMKDPEGGVNPMNGTYKEIVTLEKIVFSSYIAFEMDGKKPAAEIQITILFADKGSQTELQVRALPIKVDPELYPAVEGMEEGWTQTLDKLTAIFA
- a CDS encoding DoxX family protein; the encoded protein is MNLDIFKNETLNIKADIAILVARVVCGYAFILHGWGKIQDPLHWMGPDSSVPAIFQFLAALSEFGGGIAWVIGLLTRLASFGIVCTMIVAAYFHSVILGDSFINLTGGRSYELAGVFFTISLVFLTVGAGRFSLDQKIFGSKS